Genomic segment of Deltaproteobacteria bacterium:
CTGAAATACCGCTCTCTGACGGGTGTATCGAGCAGGTTTACCCACCTGTTGGGAGCACCGATGGTGGAAACCGAATTAACGGTCCGATCCCAAATCGGCCGGGCGGCTGTTGCGCCCGCAGCGACGGCGGAAACGTATGGGGAACTCTTATAGTTGGTTTCGGGAACCGTTCTGGAAGAACGGTTCCCGAAATCCCTTCCAAGACTTCCCAAATTGGCACATTCCGGCTTGCGCCGGACTGAACCCTGGTCCGGACAGGGTGGACGGGGTCCGTGGGGAAACGAATGATGATCGATGAAATCCTCGTAGGCGGCATGGCCTTGGCCTACATCGTGATTTTGGTATGGAGTTGCCGGGTGCTGCCCGGAGAGCGATGGCAGGTTTTGGCGACCATGCCCCTTGCCAAAAACGAACAGGGCTGGTGGCGGGGCCTCAATATTACGTATTATGGATTCTTTCAAGCTTGCGCCTTTACCGCGGCCCTGAGTGTGATGTTGGTGATGTTGGGTTCGGTCCGAATGGGAGTCCTCGAGACGCTTTCGGCGCCGCTGTTGCTGCTGGCGGTCTGTGTGCCGGCTTCGAAGTTGGTGGCGCGGCTGGTGGAGAAGAAGCCCCAGACCCTGACGGTGGCCGGCGCCTCCTTCGTGGGGTTGGTGCTCTGCCCGTGGTTGATACTGGGGACGGACGCCTTGCTCGAGCGTCGGGGGTCCTTCGTGATGCCGATCCTGGCTGCGGTAGCCGTGTCGTACGCTTTCGGCGAAGGACTGGGCCGTCTGGCGTGCATCAGCTTCGGGTGCTGTTACGGCAAGCCGCTGGACGCTTGTTCCCCCTTGATCCGCCGGCTTTTCCGCAACCGCGGTTTTGTTTTCACCGGGGACACCAAGAAGATCGCTTATGCCGGCGGTCCGGCGGGCCGGCCCGTCATACCGGTACAGGCCCTGACCTCGGGCATTTGCGTGGGTGTGGGGCTGATCGGGTTCTATCTGTTTTTGCGAGGTTGGTTCACCTGCGCTTTTCTGTTGGTGATCCTCGTCACCCAAGGCTGGAGGGCCTACTCGGAAACGCTGCGTGACGATTTCAGGGGTGGAGGCAAGGTAACGGCCTATCAGTGGATGGCCGCGGGAGCCGTGGTTTATGGTGGTTTAACGGCGCTTTGGGCTCCGGCCCCCCCGGCGCTCACTCCCGATGTCGTGGTGGGCCTGTCCGGGTTGTGGAATCCGGCTCCGCTCTTGGGCCTCGAAGCCCTGTGGTTGATCATCCTGGTATATTACGGACGAAGCAAAGTCACTGCCTCTACGATCCGGTTTCACGTCGTGCAAAGCGAAGTATGAACGTGAGGCGGGAAGATC
This window contains:
- a CDS encoding prolipoprotein diacylglyceryl transferase, producing the protein MGKRMMIDEILVGGMALAYIVILVWSCRVLPGERWQVLATMPLAKNEQGWWRGLNITYYGFFQACAFTAALSVMLVMLGSVRMGVLETLSAPLLLLAVCVPASKLVARLVEKKPQTLTVAGASFVGLVLCPWLILGTDALLERRGSFVMPILAAVAVSYAFGEGLGRLACISFGCCYGKPLDACSPLIRRLFRNRGFVFTGDTKKIAYAGGPAGRPVIPVQALTSGICVGVGLIGFYLFLRGWFTCAFLLVILVTQGWRAYSETLRDDFRGGGKVTAYQWMAAGAVVYGGLTALWAPAPPALTPDVVVGLSGLWNPAPLLGLEALWLIILVYYGRSKVTASTIRFHVVQSEV